Proteins from one Daphnia pulicaria isolate SC F1-1A chromosome 3, SC_F0-13Bv2, whole genome shotgun sequence genomic window:
- the LOC124328988 gene encoding leucine-rich PPR motif-containing protein, mitochondrial-like, translated as MASMLRSGKFFRLFSNLTRSFDLNNGGRSNNELLLGARRGEWETNIQRSFSAAQLPLKNLNDNAVQQPPISTINDSVDKAIEKAELDAKKSGRITKDDILDIIQKIKKQKTASTTQSLLLIRCCGNLVPEEPPISRTKLVEEVWKMFEGFGVPLDISHYNALLRVYLENEHSFDPMKFLHLLEGKEIQPNRVTYQRLLSAYCQKGDIDGASQILEIMKSKDLPIGEQVFNSLVMGHANTGDLESAKGVIKVMSQAGLEPDGETYRALLCGYAKHGHLQDLTSALSECKSKEIAIHDRNLMEVLYTAAVHGHSEIVDYLLSQMSRFSGYNQDCFNVILRLINLQQVDQAFKVLKTMKPIQLTNGQVSPQGNFFIKQIIKSNIPPQKVISLCDQIVETGLNTRAYFTALELSNALGKSEMSNLLLKQIQKQKEMLRPSAFWPLLTAQSKVSGEKGILDALRQMAAIQVMPNVDTISQRVLPFMADEEVGTLIRKLRAVDVPPSVVATSLIVRSLNNQDFTTAINVASKIFIRNESMQIRYAAREAYLKTRDASSTAKLLKSMLRVLETPDAENNVTDQAAGLAGPLIMEIFDRAPNPKLEVVEPLLKAMHENGISLPTSAIQHIQEKASEEMTDSVAQLLVELGSGKLAPTDVFAYPSDKSKRNEGYQFKSVAAFIEFAKQNNLEQALKEKERLESNKFVFSNNLNVLLMDLYAQHERLDDALAILNAIYASTPDFNLTASKLFRLATSLLKGDRTEDMFKILERLNIASDEKQENVRYDIFSSRLLDVAVTKGDVELTSKLFEIFEKSGLKITGLVASSLVKVHVVRKDIETALKVFLECVEKYRITPYKSALVTQLIEMEDAQRLQQIMDASIKVHGEMNSLYDLIFSFLECGRIRQAKKVLETPGLRAMMNRFEMACRRYVEDNRITELENLIKITKDVYGVDRLMMFQHMLSACIKTNDVARATALWTQMQEEDVQANPEFLEKLGKFLKENNEHVPFAVPDLPKAVTAPIPTSSSPSTSKSAVSAVVGKKSVIEPHPLMTEFATALKNGDINAAVELKKTYESQGNALSKSNLNNLIEAAVKGGVLDVATQLYVEAEQKGKLIFLRVFRFLMSALVASGDHKAIRALGECINEQRKPMLSFENHLASAIACDPVAAVDYVDVLLNNVKTASAESNLKEEQLNALKSAFPEGGIMAIIEKNPNVIPKCQEIANLSLKLGLYGPTNSLWSYFVNNGNTTEAQSTWEILKVSPGAIKFQSICRKIRKTNDVDLAETLVKTLASAKHVKPTAFGVAYSAWIDALRSKNDLDAAIVIINKALSEGVELSHLNSSALHSLQDECKKAGKSFPFSIPKVSENSVQSNAD; from the exons atggcTTCAATGTTACGTTCGGGAAAGTTTTTTCGGTTATTCTCTAATTTAACAAGAAGTTTTGATTTAAATAATGGTGGAAGGAGTAACAATGAATTACTGCTCGGTGCACGCAGAGGAGAATGGGAAACTAATATTCAgag ATCCTTTTCTGCTGCCCAGCTACCACTAAAGAACTTAAATGATAATGCTGTTCAGCAACCTCCGATTTCCACAATAAATGATAGTGTAGACAAAGCCATTGAGAAAGCTGAGTTGGATGCAAAAAAATCTGGTCGCATTACAAAAGATGACATTCTTGATATAAttcaaaagattaaaaaacaaa AAACTGCTTCAACTACTCAGAGCTTGCTGCTCATTCGGTGTTGTGGAAATCTTGTGCCTGAAGAACCACCAATTTCAAGAACAAAATTAGTTGAAGAAGTATGGAAAATGTTTGAGGGATTTGGTGTTCCACTTGACATTAGCCACTATAATGCTCTGCTCAGAGTATATTTAGAGAATGAGCATTCATTTGATCCCATGAAGTTTCTCCACCTTTTGGAAGGGAAGGAAATTCAACCTAATAGA gtgACTTATCAGAGACTGTTGTCAGCATATTGTCAAAAAGGAGATATTGATGGTGCATCacaaattttggaaataaTGAAAAGTAAAGATCTCCCTATTGGTGAACAAGTATTTAATTCACTTGTTATGGGCCATGCAAACACTGG TGATCTAGAAAGTGCAAAAGGTGTCATTAAAGTCATGTCCCAAGCTGGTCTTGAACCTGATGGCGAAACTTATCGTGCTTTACTCTGTGGCTACGCCAAACATGGACACTTACAAGATCTCACTTCTGCCTTAA GTGAATGCAAATCTAAGGAAATTGCTATTCATGACAGAAACTTAATGGAAGTCTTGTACACTGCAGCAGTTCACGGTCACTCGGAAATTGTTGATTATTTGTTGAGTCAAATGAGTAGATTTTCTGGCTACAATCAGGACTGTTTCAACGTTATTCTTCGTTTAATCAATCTTCAACAAGTAGATCAGGCCTTTAAAGTGCTAAAAACCATGAAACCTATTCAGTTAACCAATGGTCAA GTGAGTCCGCAAgggaattttttcattaaacAAATTATCAAGTCCAATATTCCACCTCAAAAGGTCATTTCATTGTGTGACCAAATTGTGGAAACTGGTTTAAACACCAGAGCTTACTTCACGGCTCTTGAGCTGTCTAACGCACTTGGAAAATCAGAAATGTCCAATCTTCTTCTCAAGCAGATTcagaaacaaaaggaaatgttGAGACCTTCAGCATTTTGGCCACTTTTG ACCGCACAGTCAAAAGTTAGCGGGGAAAAAGGAATCTTGGATGCTCTGCGTCAAATGGCAGCAATACAGGTTATGCCGAATGTAGACACCATAAGCCAACGTGTACTACCTTTTATGGCCGATGAAGAAGTTGGTACACTTATCCGGAAATTACGAGCAGTTGATGTTCCGCCGAGTGTTGTAGCCACTTCCTTAATTGTACGAAGTCTAAACAATCAGGACTTCACAACTGCAATTAACGTTGCTTCAAAGATCTT taTCCGTAATGAAAGCATGCAAATTCGCTATGCAGCTCGCGAGGCTTACCTTAAGACGCGAGATGCGTCTTCTACAGCAAAACTTCTTAAATCTATGCTTCGCGTACTTGAAACACCCGATGCCGAAAACAATGTAACTGATCAAGCTGCTGGGTTGGCCGGACCACTTATaatggaaatttttgatcgcgcACCAAA tccaAAGTTAGAAGTTGTTGAACCTCTTTTGAAAGCCATGCACGAAAACGGAATAAGTTTGCCAACAAGTGCTATTCAGCACATCCAAGAAAAAGCTAGTGAAGAAATGACGGATTCGGTCGCACAGCTTCTTGTCGAGCTTGGTTCCGGAAAATTGGCACCAACAGATGTCTTTGCTTATCCATCAGATAAGagtaaaagaaatgaaggTTACCAGTTTAAATCTGTGGCTGCATTTATTGAATTTGCCAAACAGAACAATCTCGAACAAGCATTGAAAGAGAAGGAG cGATTGGAATCCAACAAATTCGTTttctcaaataacttgaatgtCTTGTTGATGGATTTATATGCGCAACATGAGCGTTTGGATGATGCATTAGCGATTTTGAATGCGATTTATGCCAGTACTCCAGATTTCAATTTGACGGCATCAAAGTTGTTTCGTCTGGCCACAAGCTTGCTAAAAGGCGATCGAACAGAAGACATGTTTAAAATTCTTGAACGTTTGAATATAGCGTCTGAtgagaaacaagaaaacgtGCGTTACGATATATTCAGTTCGCGCCTTTTGGACGTGGCTGTTACCAAAGGAGACGTGGAACTAacttcaaaattatttgaaatttttgagaaATCTGGATTGAAAATTACTGGTTTGGTTGCTAGTTCGCTCGTCAAGGTCCACGTTGTCAG gaAAGACATCGAAACTGCTCTGAAAGTGTTCCTTGAATGTGTTGAAAAATATCGTATCACCCCCTACAAAAGCGCATTGGTCACCCAATTGATTGAAATGGAAGACGCTCAGCGTCTCCAGCAAATTATGGATGCCAGTATTAAAGTTCACGGCGAGATGAACAGTCTGTACGATTtaatattttcgtttttagaATGCGGTCGAATTCGACAAGCGAAAAAAGTGCTAGAG ACTCCTGGTCTTCGTGCTATGATGAATCGTTTTGAGATGGCTTGTCGTCGTTACGTTGAAGACAACAGGATCACAGAGCTAGAAAATCTTATCAAAATTACTAAAGATGTGTATGGTGTTGATCGACTCATGATGTTCCAGCACATGTTATCCGCCTGCATAAAGACAAACGATGTCGCTCGCGCTACTGCTCTATGGACGCAAATGCAAGAAGAAGACGTTCAAGCCAACCCAGAATTTCTAGAGAAGTTGGGGAAATTTCTGAAGGAAAATAACGAGCATGTACCTTTCGCAGTTCCTGATTTACCGAAAGCAGTGACGGCACCTATTCCAACTTCATCGAGTCCTTCGACCTCAAAATCGGCCGTTTCCGCCGtcgttggaaagaaaagtgtaATTGAACCTCATCCTCTCATGACAGAATTTGCAACAGCACTTAAAAATGGGGACATCAATGCTGCTGTGGAGCTAAAGAAAAC GTATGAAAGTCAGGGAAACGCTCTCAGCAAAAGCAATCTGAACAATTTGATTGAAGCTGCCGTGAAAGGAGGAGTTCTTGATGTTGCTACCCAGCTTTATGTAGAGGCTGAACAGAAAGGGAAGTTGATCTTTCTACGCGTCTTTAGGTTTTTAATGAGCGCACTGGTCGCGTCTGGCGACCATAAAGCCATCCGTGCTCTTGGCGAATGTATAAATGAA CAAAGAAAACCAATGCTGAGCTTTGAAAATCATCTTGCTTCCGCCATCGCATGCGACCCTGTCGCTGCGGTAGATTACGTTGATGTTCTATTGAATAATGTTAAGACCGCTTCAGCCGAAAGCAACCTGAAAGAAGAACAATTGAATGCATTGAAAAGTGCATTTCCTGAAGGAGGCATAATGGCTATTATTGAAAAGAACCCAAATGTCATACCAAAAT GCCAAGAAATAGCCAATTTAAGTTTGAAATTAGGACTGTATGGCCCAACAAACTCTCTTTGGTCCTATTTTGTTAACAATGGAAACACTACAGAGGCACAATCAACGTGGGAAATACTCAAGGTTTCCCCTGGCGCtattaaatttcaatcaatcTGTCGCAAGATCAGAAAAACTAACGACGTTGATTTGGCTGAAACTCTTGTTAAAACGCTGGCGTCCGCTAAGCATGTAAAGCCGACTGCTTTTGGCGTTGCCTATTCTGCCTGGATTGATGCCCTTC GCTCCAAAAACGATTTAGATGCAGCTATagttataataaataaagcaTTGAGCGAAGGCGTTGAACTGTCGCATTTGAACTCTTCAGCCCTTCACTCTTTACAAGACGAATGTAAAAAAGCCGGaaaaagttttcctttttctatacCAAAAGTG AGTGAAAATTCTGTCCAGTCAAACGCCGATTAG
- the LOC124329102 gene encoding large neutral amino acids transporter small subunit 1-like: protein MDSDDCEEDANTISCQNLIQRFTKKRQKPEETKDEVTETVQDKRRKITLANGVAIIVGSIIGSGIFISPKGVLANAGSTGAALVVWALSGIFSAGGALCYAELGTIISRSGGDYAYILEAFGSLPAFLTLWVITLIIKPASQAVVALTFATYMLQPIFGDCPVPYTAVRLLAACCLCLLTGISCASVRGAMRVQNVFTVAKLMALFIVIVLGLAELFAGKTENLTFTPYLEDAPLNIGKLSLAFYSGLFAFGGWNYLNFVIDELQDPYRNLPLAIFIAMPIVTLFYVLANLSYFVVISPTEIIASHAVAVTFGLKLYSWLKWVIPLFVSISTFGSLNGITFTAARIVATGANEGQFPAACGFLHQKLLTPIPALMWECFLALTLLLFPDVFSLINYLSFALWLVSGASVTGLLYLRWKLPDIERPIKVPLVLPVTFLICCIFLVLVPAIVTPLDTGIGVIIVLAGVPVHFLIQKSSSSSTVQKYSDKFSRFCVALLNVSPVTVQNT, encoded by the exons atggaTTCTGACGATTGCGAGGAAGATGCCAACACCATTTCAtgtcaaaatttaattcagcGCTTCACCAAAAAACGTCAAAAGCCAGAAGAAACCAAGGATGAAGTAACGGAAACGGTACAA GATAAACGTCGAAAGATTACCTTAGCCAACGGTGTTGCCATCATAGTGGGAAGTATCATAGGTTCAGGGATATTTATCTCTCCTAAAGGAGTATTGGCCAATGCTGGATCGACTGGGGCGGCGTTAGTAGTATGGGCACTGTCGGGAATCTTTTCTGCCGGTGGAGCACTTTGTTACGCCGAATTGGGCACAATCATATCCAGAAGTGGTGGTGATTACGCCTACATTTTAGAGGCGTTTGGGTCACTACCCGCTTTTCTCACACTTTGGGTTATTACACTGATTATAAAGCCAGCATCGCAAGCAGTTGTTGCTCTCACTTTCGCCACGTACATGCTACAACCCATCTTCGGTGACTGTCCCGTACCTTACACGGCAGTTCGTCTCCTTGCTGCCTGTTGTCTct GCCTTTTGACCGGTATTAGCTGCGCCAGTGTACGGGGAGCCATGCGTGTCCAGAACGTTTTCACGGTGGCTAAATTAATGGCGTTATTCATCGTCATCGTTCTTGGCTTGGCTGAGCTTTTTGCAG GTAAAACGGAAAATTTAACCTTCACTCCTTATTTGGAAGACGCACCCCTTAATATTGGCAAATTGTCTTTGGCATTCTATTCGG GCTTGTTTGCTTTCGGTGGTTGGAATTACCTTAACTTCGTGATCGATGAGCTCCAAGATCCATACag GAACCTGCCATTAGCTATATTTATAGCAATGCCCATAGTCACGCTGTTCTATGTTTTGGCCAATTTGAGCTACTTCGTTGTGATATCGCCGACTGAAATCATCGCCTCTCATGCTGTGGCCGTG ACTTTCGGATTAAAGCTTTATAGCTGGTTAAAATGGGTCATACCTTTATTCGTCTCGATCTCAACTTTCGGCAGTTTGAATGGGATCACGTTCACAGCGGCGCGAATTGTGGCTACCGGAGCTAACGAAGGTCAGTTTCCGGCCGCGTGTGGGTTCCTTCACCAAAAGTTATTAACACCAATACCAGCCCTCATGTGGGAG TGCTTCCTGGCTTTGACACTGCTCCTTTTCCCTGACGTTTTCTCGCTGATAAACTATCTGAGCTTTGCATTGTGGTTGGTATCCGGCGCAAGTGTGACAGGGCTCTTATATCTACGTTGGAAGTTACCTGACATTGAGAGACCTATAAAAGTCCCTCTGGTTTTGCCAGTCACCTTTCTTATTTGTTGCATATTTCTCGTGTTGGTTCCCGCTATCGTAACTCCTCTCGACACAG GAATAGGAGTGATCATCGTTTTGGCTGGTGTTCCTGTTCACttcttaattcaaaaaagCTCGTCTTCAAGTACCGTTCAAAAATATTCAG ATAAATTTTCTCGCTTTTGCGTCGCTTTACTTAACGTTTCGCCTGTCACCGTGCAAAATACTTAA